In Nymphaea colorata isolate Beijing-Zhang1983 chromosome 5, ASM883128v2, whole genome shotgun sequence, one genomic interval encodes:
- the LOC116254507 gene encoding zinc finger CCCH domain-containing protein 66-like has protein sequence MCGGPEGLKKQALRCGMEDAGFCVGVSKVTTACSALLELSASDDLIGFKQAVEEDGSAIDEASFWYGGSSDRKMGFVQRTPLMIAALFGSTDVLKYIISTYSTCGIDVNRASVSDGATALHCAASGGSPASAQLVKLLLEASADVNSVDAIGNRPGDLIPTSSPVLSKSIDDLKSLLNVNGDGKSSPVARTLKSGVEKKEYPVDLSMPDIKNGVYSTDEFRMYTFKVKPCSRAYSHDWTECPFAHPGENARRRDPRRYHYSCVPCPDFRKGACRRGDACEYAHGVFECWLHPAQYRTRLCKDETNCTRRVCFFAHKPEELRSLYPSTGSALPSPRSMGLDSPVLNPLTLNSPSVLLGTPPMSPSASIGSSSSWQQLGGCAGGLQASRLRAALSARDLTLDDLVELEGHQQLLDDLAAVAASSSPPLQQPRLGSLAAATALAASAGSRSGKFRNISGSAMHSANLEDMFASDVLSQMAAADSAGFDHNSILSLKAAAAMAQMQSTMRPNVSYGIPSSPVRASSPHLGVDLSCGSSSPMMSPALATAVMNSSRSAAFAKRSQSFCDRGAAGVGLTTPTTLSKLSNWSSPNGKLDWGVQGEELNKLRKSASFGIRSSGGASAPKEEEPDVSWVQSLVKDVPPGFGHNRDGVQNSFQGSGVSGSGGSFAPWVEQLYMEQEQMVA, from the coding sequence ATGTGCGGAGGACCAGAGGGCTTGAAGAAACAGGCGTTGCGTTGTGGGATGGAGGACGCAGGGTTCTGCGTTGGCGTCAGCAAGGTTACCACCGCCTGCTCCGCTCTCCTGGAGCTCTCTGCTTCCGATGACCTGATTGGGTTCAAGCAGGCCGTCGAAGAGGATGGCTCCGCCATCGATGAGGCCAGCTTCTGGTACGGGGGGTCTTCCGACAGGAAGATGGGCTTCGTCCAGAGGACGCCGCTGATGATCGCCGCGCTCTTCGGCAGCACCGACGTCCTCAAGTACATCATCTCCACCTATTCCACATGCGGCATCGACGTGAACCGTGCGTCTGTTTCTGATGGAGCCACCGCGCTCCACTGTGCCGCGTCTGGTGGCTCCCCGGCCTCTGCCCAACTCGTCAAGCTTCTGCTCGAGGCCTCGGCTGATGTTAATTCCGTCGATGCGATAGGAAACCGGCCGGGAGACCTCATCCCCACGTCTTCCCCTGTTCTATCAAAGTCCATAGACGATCTCAAGTCCTTGCTGAACGTTAACGGCGACGGAAAGTCATCTCCGGTGGCTCGGACGCTCAAATCCGGGGTGGAGAAGAAGGAGTACCCCGTGGATCTCTCCATGCCTGACATCAAGAACGGCGTCTACAGCACGGATGAGTTCAGGATGTACACGTTCAAGGTGAAGCCCTGTTCCAGGGCCTACTCCCATGACTGGACCGAGTGCCCCTTCGCTCATCCGGGCGAGAACGCGAGGCGGAGAGACCCCAGAAGATACCACTACAGCTGCGTTCCCTGCCCTGACTTCAGGAAGGGTGCTTGCCGCCGGGGAGATGCCTGCGAGTATGCTCATGGCGTCTTCGAGTGCTGGCTCCACCCTGCCCAATACCGCACCAGGCTGTGCAAGGACGAGACCAACTGCACCAGACGCGTCTGCTTCTTCGCCCACAAACCAGAAGAGCTCCGATCCTTGTACCCTTCCACCGGCTCTGCCCTCCCTTCCCCGAGGTCGATGGGACTCGATTCTCCTGTGCTCAACCCGTTGACGCTTAACTCACCTTCTGTTCTTTTGGGCACCCCACCGATGTCGCCCTCCGCCAGCATCGGCTCTTCATCCTCTTGGCAGCAGCTTGGCGGTTGCGCCGGTGGCCTCCAGGCGAGCAGGCTGAGGGCAGCACTCAGCGCTCGCGATCTGACCCTTGACGACCTTGTGGAGTTGGAGGGACATCAGCAACTTCTGGACGATCTCGCTGCTGTGGCCGCATCCTCTTCACCACCCCTTCAGCAACCAAGGCTCGGCTCCCTTGCCGCTGCTACCGCCCTTGCTGCGTCCGCCGGCAGCCGCAGTGGGAAATTCAGGAACATTTCTGGGTCTGCTATGCATTCAGCCAACCTCGAAGACATGTTCGCGTCCGATGTACTTTCCCAAATGGCAGCCGCGGACTCCGCCGGCTTCGATCACAACTCCATCCTGTCGCTTAAAGCAGCGGCCGCCATGGCCCAGATGCAGTCGACGATGCGTCCAAACGTCAGCTATGGCATCCCTTCCTCTCCCGTGAGGGCCTCTTCTCCGCATCTGGGCGTCGACCTTAGCTGCGGATCGTCTTCGCCCATGATGTCCCCTGCCCTGGCCACGGCGGTCATGAACTCTTCGAGGTCCGCCGCCTTCGCCAAGCGCAGCCAGAGCTTCTGCGACCGCGGTGCGGCGGGGGTTGGCCTGACGACACCTACCACATTGTCAAAGTTGTCAAATTGGAGCTCCCCCAACGGGAAACTCGATTGGGGGGTTCAGGGAGAAGAGCTCAACAAGCTGAGGAAGTCAGCGTCCTTTGGCATCCGCAGCAGCGGCGGAGCGTCTGCCCCCAAGGAGGAGGAGCCGGATGTGTCGTGGGTGCAGTCGCTGGTGAAGGACGTACCTCCAGGCTTCGGGCACAACAGAGATGGTGTGCAGAACAGCTTCCAAGGTTCGGGCGTCTCTGGTTCCGGCGGGTCGTTCGCGCCGTGGGTTGAGCAGTTGTACATGGAGCAGGAACAGATGGTGGCTTGA